AGGCGAAGCTCGCGGCGAAGGTCCTTACGGAGAGGTTCCGGATCATCGGTCTTCGCCCCGAGGAGACGATGTTCGACTACATCGGGTACAACTCGATGCACGGCCCGCTGTCGGAGATCCCCGGGAACGATCCGCAGGAGGTTCGCCTCCGGGTGGCGATCCGCACGAAGACCGCGGAGGAGGCGAAGAAGCTGGGGCCGGAGGTTCCCTGCCTCGTCACCTGCGGCCCCCCGCAGGGCGGCGGATATTCGGCGCGGTCGACCCCGCAGGAGATCCTCGAATACTGGCCGGCGCTCATCCCGGCGGCGGCCATCGAGCCGGAAGTCCGTTTCGTGGAGGTGAACTGATGCGCCGCGTTCCGCTGGTAGAGATCGCCCACGCGCGTTCCGGGGACAAGGGGGACGGGTGCAACATCGGCCTCATCGCCCGCCGGCCCGAACATTACCCGATCCTGGTCGCGCAGGTGACCGAAGCGCGGGTCCGGGAGCACTTCAAGGGGTGGGTCCAGGGGCCCGTCCGCCGCTACGAGATGCCGAACATCCAGGCTCTGAACTTCGTCCTGGAGAAGGCGCTGGGGGGCGGGGCGACCGCCTCGCTTCGGGCCGACAACCAGGGGAAGACCATGGGCGGAGCGCTGCTGCGGATGCTCGTGGAGATCCCGGAGTAGGCCGGATGCCCCGCAAGGAGATCCTCGTCGAGTCGTCGGGGGGGGTCTGCACGATCACGCTCAACCGGCCGGAGAGCATGAACTCCCTGAGTCTGCCGGTCCTCGAGGCGCTGGCGTCCACCGTGCGGGAGCTGTCCACCGACCGCTCCACGCGGGTGGTGGTCGTGACCGGCGCCGGGGAGAAGGCGTTCTGCTCCGGGGCGGACCTCAAGGAGCGCGAGACGCTTTCGCCCGACCAGGTCCGCCGCTTCATCACGACGATCCGGAACACCTTCACCGCCATCGAGGGGCTTCCGCAGCCGGTGATCGCCGCCGTGAACGGGCTGGCGCTGGGGGGCGGGACCGAACTCCTGCTGGCGTGCGACTTGAGGGTCGCATCCGAAACGGCGACGTTCGGGCTCACGGAAGTGCGGCTGGCGATCATCCCGGGAGCGGGCGGAACCCAGCGGCTGCCCCGCCTGATCGGGAAGGGGCGCGCCAAGGAACTGATCCTCACCGGCCGCCGGATCGGGGCCGGGGAAGCGCTCTCCATCGGGCTGGTGAACCGGGTCGTCCCGGCCAAGGAGCTTCCGGCATCCACGATGGAGCTGGCGGGGCAGATGCTCGAGGCCGGGCCCATCGCCCTGCGGCAGGCGAAGCGGACGATCAACGAAGGGTGCGAGACCGATCTGGCCAGCGCTCTCGCGCTGGAGACGGCTGCGTACGAAGCGGTCATCCCGACGAAGGACCGGATGGAAGGGCTCGCCGCCTTCCGCGAGAAGCGGAAGCCCGTGTACAGGGGGGAGTGAGTGGGGGACTTCCTGGCCGGGCTGCGCGCCCGGGCCGCGGGCAGGAAGAAGACCATCGTCCTTCCCGAGGGGGAGGAGCCCCGCGTGGTCGCCGCCGCCCGGCTGGCGGCCGATTCCGGGGTGGCGACCCCGGTCCTGCTCGGACGCTCCATTCGGATCGCGGAGGCGGCCGTCGATGCGGGGGTGACCCTGGCGGGGATCCGGTCGGAAGATCCGGCGGACTCCCCATCGGCCGGGGAGTTCGCGGCCGCGTATCTCGAATTGCGCGGCGGGAAGGACGTCCGGTCGACGGAGGAGGCGCGGCGGGTTTCGTCGAGGCCGCTCGAACATGCCGCCCTGATGGTGCGCCACGGGATGGCGGACGGAACCGTCGGAGGCGCGGTCCACGCCACGTCCGACGTTCTCCGCGCGGCGATCCGGATCATCGGCCTCGAGGAAGGCGTCCGCCTCGTCTCGAGCTGCTTCTTCATGGTCCACCCCGACCCTCGCTGGGGGGAGGACGGCGTACTGGTATACTCCGACGCCGGCGTAAATCCCAACCCCGACGCCGAACAGCTGGCCGACATCGCGATCCTCGCGGCCCGCTTCTGGAGCCGCTTCCTGCGCCAGCCGCCGAGAGTCGCGCTCCTCTCCTTCTCCACGAAGGGGAGCGGCGGGGACCACCCGGACGTGGTCAAGGTCCGGCGCGCGGGGGAGATCGCCAGGGCGCGGGCGCCGGAGTTGGCGATCGAGGACGAACTCCAGGCGGACGCCGCGCTGATCGCCGCGATCGGGGATCGGAAGGCCCCCGGCAGCAGCGTGGCCGGACGGGCCAACGTCCTGGTCTTCCCCGACCTGGACTCCGGGAACATCGCCTACAAGCTGACGGAGCGGCTGGCGGGCGCCCAGGCGATCGGGCCGCTGCTGGTGGGGCTGGCGAAGCCCGCCCACGACCTGTCCCGCGGGTGCGCGCCGATGGACATCGTAAACGCCATGGCAGTTGCGGCCATCCAGGCCGAATAACTACCCGATCTCTTCGTAATTTATCGCCTAATCACATAATAAAACGACAGGCCGGACGTTTTTCCCATCCGGGAATATCCAGTACTGAAGTCCGTTTGCGGCACGATCCCTCCCAACTGTGATAAGTTGTTCGCATACATGAAAGGCGGAGCGTGGCTGATGGCGAAGGATGATCTGGCGAATCTTGAAGGAACCGTGACCGAAGCCCGCGGCGGCGGTCATTTCGTCGTGAAACTCGAGAACGGTCAGACCCTGGCCGCGAAGCTCGGCGGGGGAATGCGGCGGTTCCGGATCCGCGTGATCGTGGGCGACCGGGTCACCATCGGGGTATCGCCGTACGACCCCTCGCACGGGCTAATCCTTTATCGCCATAAAAGTTGACGGAACGGGTATAGTAAGGAACGATTTTCGATTGCGTCCCGCCCCGTTTTATGCGATCAATGTTTAAAACGGGGAAAGGGAATCCGCGCCTCCGATCGTCACCCCCCCGGAATCCGCTCGGGCACCGGAGACCATGATCCGCGCCACGATTCGCCTTCGGTCCATCCGGGTCGTAGTCGTCGTGTTGGTTTGCCTCATGGCGTCGCCGTTGGCGGGAGCCGACGACTACTCGTTCTTCCATGAAGGGCCCGCGGACACCTTGCGGGCCGCCTCCCGGATTACTCCGAGTCTGAACAAAGAGATCACCGAAGAATCCGACGAAACGAACCATGTGTGCGCCTGCGTCGTCTGCACGGTGGCGCTCGGGGAGTCGTTCTCTCCCGTGGTCACCTCTCCCCAGGCGGGGGAGTTGCTCGCGGACGCCATCGTTCGCGCGCGGTACGCGTCCCACCTTCCCGACATCTATCGACCACCGATCGCCTGATCCCGACAACGGTTCCCTTAACCGGCTGCAGGTAACCAACACCGCCTTCCCGGCGGATTGCGTTCCGCCGGACACTGGACGCCCCGGATATTCCGTACAGCGGAATCATCGGGGAGGGGGCAAGGCTGGGAACAAAAGGGAGGTGTCTGAAAAGATGAAAACGTACACGTACACCGTGCTGCTGGGGCCGAAGGAAAACGGGGGGTATCGCGCGCAGTGCCCCGCCCTGCCGGGTTGCCGCGCTTACGGGGACACCCGCAAGGAGGCGATCCAGAACATCAAGATCTCCATCAGCCACAAGCTGGACACGCTGATCGCGGACGGGAGCCCGATCCCGAGGGACGGCGACCGGGCCCACCAGTCGGCGTAGTCCCGTGCGGACGGCCCGGGGGAGCGGCGCATCGAGCGACGCATCGGAGGTTTAGCACCGCGCATCTCTCCCGGGTCGCATCCACCCGATCGAACCTGATATACTCGGGTGGTATGAACCGGATCGTCCATTCGCCGTGGTGAAGCCGAAACCCGTCTACCGGGTGCTCTTCCAGAACCAGGGGAGCCTGTACGAACTCCACGCCCGAAAGGTGGGCCAGGGGGCGCTGTTCGCCTTCGTGGAGGTGGAGGACATCCTCTTCGGCAACCGGGGGGGCGTGCTGGTGGACCCTTCCGAGGAACGGCTCAAATCCGAATTCGCGGGCGTCAAGCGCACCTACATCCCGCTGCAGGCCGTGGTGCGGATCGACGAGGTCGAGAAAGAGGGGGCGAACAAGATCGTGGCGCTGTCCGCGGCGCCGGGAAACGTCACGCCGTTTCCGATCCCGCAGGGCCCCGCGGGGAGCAAGCCCGGCCGCGGCTGACCGCCGGACCGGCCGCGACCGCTATTTCAGGTTCTTCCGGATCCGCCCGACCGCCTCCGTCACGTTATCCCGGCTGCCGAAGGCCGACAGGCGGAAGAACCCCTCCCCCGAAGGCCCGAATCCGCTCCCCGGCGTCCCCACGACGTTGCACTCGGTGAGCAGTTTATCGAAGAAGTCCCATGAAGAGATTCCGCCCGGGGTCTTGAGCCAGATGTACGGAGCGTTGACGCCGCCGTAGACCGTGAGCCCC
This portion of the Deltaproteobacteria bacterium genome encodes:
- a CDS encoding enoyl-CoA hydratase/isomerase family protein, whose amino-acid sequence is MPRKEILVESSGGVCTITLNRPESMNSLSLPVLEALASTVRELSTDRSTRVVVVTGAGEKAFCSGADLKERETLSPDQVRRFITTIRNTFTAIEGLPQPVIAAVNGLALGGGTELLLACDLRVASETATFGLTEVRLAIIPGAGGTQRLPRLIGKGRAKELILTGRRIGAGEALSIGLVNRVVPAKELPASTMELAGQMLEAGPIALRQAKRTINEGCETDLASALALETAAYEAVIPTKDRMEGLAAFREKRKPVYRGE
- a CDS encoding phosphotransacetylase, producing MAGLRARAAGRKKTIVLPEGEEPRVVAAARLAADSGVATPVLLGRSIRIAEAAVDAGVTLAGIRSEDPADSPSAGEFAAAYLELRGGKDVRSTEEARRVSSRPLEHAALMVRHGMADGTVGGAVHATSDVLRAAIRIIGLEEGVRLVSSCFFMVHPDPRWGEDGVLVYSDAGVNPNPDAEQLADIAILAARFWSRFLRQPPRVALLSFSTKGSGGDHPDVVKVRRAGEIARARAPELAIEDELQADAALIAAIGDRKAPGSSVAGRANVLVFPDLDSGNIAYKLTERLAGAQAIGPLLVGLAKPAHDLSRGCAPMDIVNAMAVAAIQAE
- the infA gene encoding translation initiation factor IF-1; translation: MAKDDLANLEGTVTEARGGGHFVVKLENGQTLAAKLGGGMRRFRIRVIVGDRVTIGVSPYDPSHGLILYRHKS
- a CDS encoding type II toxin-antitoxin system HicB family antitoxin, whose amino-acid sequence is MKTYTYTVLLGPKENGGYRAQCPALPGCRAYGDTRKEAIQNIKISISHKLDTLIADGSPIPRDGDRAHQSA
- a CDS encoding DUF1820 family protein, yielding MVKPKPVYRVLFQNQGSLYELHARKVGQGALFAFVEVEDILFGNRGGVLVDPSEERLKSEFAGVKRTYIPLQAVVRIDEVEKEGANKIVALSAAPGNVTPFPIPQGPAGSKPGRG